From Chryseobacterium shandongense, the proteins below share one genomic window:
- a CDS encoding SH3 domain-containing protein, giving the protein MSTLEDKYSSVVSAAQSAGISDLKVQEQDGILYVSGSASNTAAKDSVWNALGAIDSTYSASDINIDVQVTGLAAGTALTVATDDSNLNIRQEPSTDAAIIGKVSKGSSITLVEQTSDDWWKVKTSDGQEGYAYSRYLRA; this is encoded by the coding sequence ATGAGTACTTTAGAAGACAAATATTCAAGTGTGGTTTCTGCTGCTCAGTCTGCAGGAATCTCCGATCTTAAAGTTCAGGAACAGGATGGAATACTGTATGTTTCCGGAAGCGCTTCCAATACTGCAGCGAAAGATTCTGTATGGAATGCTTTGGGAGCTATTGATTCTACATATTCTGCTTCCGATATTAATATCGACGTCCAGGTTACAGGCCTCGCAGCCGGCACAGCGCTTACAGTAGCGACAGATGATTCTAATTTGAACATACGTCAGGAACCTTCTACCGATGCTGCCATTATCGGCAAAGTAAGCAAAGGTTCTTCCATCACGCTTGTTGAGCAGACTTCCGATGACTGGTGGAAAGTAAAAACTTCCGATGGCCAGGAAGGTTATGCTTATTCAAGATATTTAAGAGCTTAA
- a CDS encoding NifU family protein: METNITHEDTVTRVLEALESIRPFLNKDGGDIELIDVKDNLVYVKLLGNCSGCSLNFSTLKLGVENTIKQHAPEIEKVISVE; this comes from the coding sequence ATGGAAACAAATATAACACACGAAGATACAGTGACAAGGGTTTTGGAAGCTTTGGAAAGTATCCGCCCATTCCTGAATAAAGACGGAGGTGATATTGAACTTATCGATGTGAAGGATAACTTGGTTTATGTAAAACTTTTAGGAAATTGTTCCGGATGTTCATTAAACTTCTCAACTCTGAAACTGGGGGTTGAGAATACAATTAAGCAGCATGCCCCGGAAATAGAAAAAGTAATAAGCGTAGAGTAA
- a CDS encoding BON domain-containing protein, protein MKKTIAMAALAVAISLGSVSCKKKVSDTDLQTQATTVVTANPGASVEVKDGVAHLSGTFETQEAKDEMIRQLKSISGIKDVHDMATVAPATATPAPVETQSAVDPAVQQKVQDAVKDIPGVKVEVVNGELTLTGTISSSDARKVKESVDALKVGKVNYNYTVKQ, encoded by the coding sequence ATGAAAAAAACTATCGCAATGGCTGCATTGGCTGTAGCTATCTCTTTGGGATCGGTTTCTTGTAAAAAAAAGGTTTCCGACACCGACCTTCAAACACAGGCTACTACTGTGGTAACAGCTAATCCGGGTGCTTCTGTAGAAGTAAAAGACGGTGTTGCACATTTGAGTGGTACATTTGAAACTCAGGAAGCAAAAGATGAAATGATCAGACAGCTTAAATCTATCAGTGGAATCAAAGACGTGCACGATATGGCGACGGTAGCTCCTGCCACTGCTACACCTGCTCCTGTAGAGACACAGTCTGCCGTAGATCCTGCAGTACAGCAAAAGGTACAGGATGCCGTAAAAGATATTCCAGGAGTAAAAGTGGAAGTCGTAAACGGAGAATTAACCTTAACCGGAACTATTTCTTCTTCGGACGCAAGAAAAGTTAAAGAATCGGTAGATGCTTTAAAAGTGGGGAAAGTAAACTACAATTATACTGTTAAACAATAA
- a CDS encoding dicarboxylate/amino acid:cation symporter, translating into MKGQNKLFIAIVIALILGVGIGGFVHLQYPESAEPFSKNIKLLGTVFIRLVQMIIAPLVFTTLVVGIAKMSDIKMIGRVGTKAMLWFISASLVSLCIGLVLVNWLEPGHVTTLPIQDAASAEELVKSSKGFSMEDFVKHIIPKSVFEAFATNEVLQIVVFSIMFGIALANLGDEYAQPVVKLFDIIAHGILKMVGYIMWFAPLGVLGAIAAVVATNGFKIFEVYAIYLRDFFFALGILWLVLLLVGYLIIGNRLFELLRRIKEPLLIAFSTTSSEAVFPKLVEELERFGCNNRVVSFILPLGYSFNLDGSMMYMTFASIFIAQIYGIEMSIGQQITMLLVLMLTSKGIAGVPRASLVIIVATCSMFGIPPEGIALILPIDHFCDMGRSMTNVLGNALATSAVSKWEGQLDNHGGDL; encoded by the coding sequence ATGAAAGGACAGAATAAACTATTTATAGCCATCGTCATTGCCCTGATTCTGGGAGTGGGGATCGGCGGATTCGTGCACTTGCAATATCCTGAAAGTGCCGAACCCTTTTCTAAAAACATAAAACTCTTAGGAACCGTTTTTATCCGTCTGGTACAAATGATTATCGCACCGCTTGTATTTACGACTCTTGTGGTGGGAATAGCCAAAATGAGTGATATTAAAATGATAGGCAGGGTAGGTACAAAAGCGATGCTATGGTTTATTTCCGCCTCCCTGGTGTCCCTTTGTATCGGACTTGTTTTAGTGAACTGGCTGGAGCCGGGACACGTTACAACACTTCCAATCCAGGATGCGGCTTCTGCAGAAGAACTTGTGAAAAGCAGCAAAGGATTTTCCATGGAAGATTTTGTAAAGCACATTATTCCAAAAAGTGTTTTTGAAGCTTTTGCTACCAATGAAGTGCTGCAGATTGTGGTATTTTCTATCATGTTCGGGATTGCACTGGCCAATTTGGGAGATGAATATGCACAACCTGTTGTCAAACTTTTTGATATTATTGCCCACGGAATCCTGAAAATGGTAGGATATATTATGTGGTTTGCACCGTTGGGTGTTCTTGGAGCTATTGCAGCGGTGGTAGCCACCAATGGTTTTAAAATTTTTGAAGTCTATGCCATTTATCTCAGGGACTTTTTCTTTGCATTGGGGATTCTCTGGCTGGTTCTTTTACTGGTTGGATATTTAATCATCGGCAACCGTCTTTTTGAATTGCTTAGAAGAATCAAAGAACCTTTGCTTATTGCCTTTTCCACGACAAGCTCAGAAGCTGTTTTTCCAAAATTGGTGGAAGAACTGGAAAGATTCGGCTGTAACAACAGAGTGGTATCTTTCATTTTACCATTAGGATATTCTTTTAATCTGGACGGAAGTATGATGTATATGACGTTTGCTTCTATCTTCATCGCCCAGATTTACGGCATTGAAATGAGTATCGGCCAACAAATTACCATGCTTTTAGTATTGATGCTTACTTCAAAAGGAATTGCAGGTGTTCCGAGAGCTTCTCTGGTAATCATCGTGGCCACATGTTCCATGTTCGGAATTCCTCCTGAAGGTATCGCCCTGATCCTTCCAATCGACCATTTCTGCGATATGGGAAGAAGCATGACCAACGTTCTTGGGAATGCTTTGGCAACTTCAGCAGTTTCCAAATGGGAAGGACAGCTGGATAACCATGGTGGTGATCTGTAA
- a CDS encoding phytanoyl-CoA dioxygenase family protein codes for MIINLYHHKNSIKENGFTVINNIFSEEEIKKIGEVIQNIDTSGETFRKLEDLFAIRQFLKEIPEVNDLIFNENIKTIIKEIFGEQYFVVKSIYFDKPEKSNWYVAYHQDLTISVDKKFEIENFGPWTTKQNQFAVQPPLDILENIFTIRIHLDDTDEHNGALKVVPKSHSNGIYRPETIDWSVETEAICSVEKGGVMIMKPLLLHGSNRTTNGKKRRVIHIEFSDKGLPEELNWSEKLN; via the coding sequence ATGATCATAAATTTATACCATCATAAAAACTCAATAAAGGAAAACGGCTTTACTGTAATCAACAATATTTTTTCGGAGGAGGAAATTAAAAAGATCGGAGAAGTCATTCAAAATATAGACACATCAGGGGAAACATTCAGAAAGTTAGAAGACCTTTTCGCCATCAGGCAGTTTTTAAAGGAGATTCCTGAAGTGAATGATTTGATTTTTAATGAAAATATTAAAACAATCATCAAAGAAATATTTGGCGAGCAATATTTTGTAGTAAAGAGTATTTACTTTGATAAGCCCGAAAAATCAAACTGGTATGTTGCTTATCATCAGGATCTCACGATTTCTGTAGACAAAAAGTTTGAGATTGAAAATTTCGGTCCATGGACAACCAAACAGAATCAGTTTGCCGTTCAGCCGCCACTGGATATTCTGGAAAATATTTTCACCATAAGAATTCATCTGGATGATACAGATGAACACAATGGAGCATTAAAAGTCGTTCCAAAATCACATTCAAACGGAATCTACAGACCTGAAACCATTGACTGGTCGGTGGAGACTGAAGCCATCTGCAGCGTAGAAAAGGGTGGAGTTATGATCATGAAACCTTTACTTCTTCATGGCTCAAACCGTACCACAAACGGAAAAAAAAGAAGAGTAATCCATATCGAATTTTCGGATAAAGGGCTGCCGGAAGAACTGAACTGGTCAGAAAAATTGAATTAA
- a CDS encoding Mrp/NBP35 family ATP-binding protein, producing MLTKEKVQSFLKEIEVDDLVNNLQIMGNDVYIDMTAHSPAMHEKKKLEAAMKQAFASEFGEEVNLKLKIVSPEPSEIQQSQIKGKQIPGIQNIIAIASGKGGVGKSTVSANMAVTLAKMGFKVGLLDADIYGPSVPTMFDTEGQKPISVEIDGKNLMKPIENYGVKMLSIGYFSGANQAVVWRGPMASKALNQMIRDAAWGELDFLLIDLPPGTGDIHLSIIQEVPVTGAVIVSTPQHVALADVRKGIAMFQMESINIPVLGLIENMAYFTPEELPENKYYIFGKQGAQYLAEDLGIPVLGEIPLIQSIREAGDVGRPAALQENSVIAEVYTETARKMVESLVERNKSLPPTEAVKITTMAGCSPKAK from the coding sequence ATGTTGACGAAAGAAAAGGTTCAGAGTTTCCTTAAAGAAATAGAAGTCGATGATTTGGTGAATAATCTTCAGATCATGGGTAATGATGTTTATATCGATATGACCGCTCATTCACCTGCCATGCACGAAAAGAAAAAGCTTGAGGCAGCCATGAAGCAGGCTTTTGCCAGCGAATTCGGAGAAGAGGTAAACCTGAAACTGAAGATCGTTTCTCCGGAACCGAGTGAAATTCAGCAAAGTCAGATTAAAGGAAAACAAATTCCAGGAATCCAGAATATTATAGCCATCGCTTCCGGAAAAGGAGGAGTAGGAAAGTCTACGGTTTCTGCAAATATGGCGGTAACGTTGGCGAAAATGGGCTTTAAAGTGGGATTGTTAGATGCTGATATTTATGGGCCGTCTGTTCCTACCATGTTTGATACGGAAGGACAAAAGCCTATCTCTGTGGAAATAGATGGCAAAAATCTGATGAAACCCATTGAAAACTATGGCGTAAAAATGCTTTCCATAGGATATTTTTCAGGAGCCAATCAGGCTGTGGTATGGAGAGGACCAATGGCGTCAAAAGCACTGAACCAAATGATCAGGGATGCAGCGTGGGGAGAACTTGATTTTTTATTAATAGACCTTCCTCCGGGAACGGGTGATATCCACCTTTCTATCATTCAGGAGGTTCCTGTTACAGGTGCTGTAATCGTTAGTACACCGCAGCATGTTGCTTTAGCAGACGTAAGAAAGGGAATTGCCATGTTCCAGATGGAAAGCATCAATATTCCTGTACTTGGATTAATCGAAAATATGGCGTATTTTACACCGGAAGAATTACCCGAAAATAAATATTATATTTTTGGAAAACAGGGTGCTCAGTATCTTGCAGAAGATCTTGGTATTCCTGTTTTAGGAGAGATTCCTTTGATCCAGAGCATCAGAGAAGCTGGAGATGTCGGAAGACCGGCAGCATTGCAGGAAAATTCTGTAATTGCAGAGGTTTACACAGAAACTGCCCGTAAGATGGTGGAAAGTCTTGTAGAAAGAAATAAAAGCCTTCCTCCTACGGAAGCCGTTAAAATTACTACAATGGCAGGATGCTCACCAAAGGCGAAATAA
- a CDS encoding response regulator transcription factor: MKNILIADGHYVVRTGTALVLKSKLQYHCNIDFAETYSDTKDMVSEKAYDLLIIDIDIPGSIFKAMVKDLKKKQKNLKILFFSTYDDNVGIQYIEEGAAGYLNKGASESEIITAVNSMFEEGYYYTVNMMKKLVTHTAGSHSVERLSKREFQIFKLLAQGNGNIEISNILNLKMSTISTYKKKIFEKLQVKNVVDLVRIYDDMH; this comes from the coding sequence ATGAAAAATATACTCATTGCTGACGGCCACTATGTAGTAAGAACAGGTACAGCTCTGGTGCTAAAGTCAAAACTTCAATATCATTGTAATATAGATTTTGCCGAAACATATTCCGATACAAAGGATATGGTTTCTGAAAAGGCATATGACCTTCTGATTATTGATATTGATATACCGGGAAGCATCTTTAAGGCAATGGTAAAAGATCTTAAAAAGAAACAAAAAAACCTTAAAATTTTATTTTTTTCAACTTATGATGACAATGTAGGGATACAATACATTGAAGAGGGAGCTGCGGGATATCTTAATAAAGGCGCTTCCGAATCTGAAATCATAACTGCGGTAAATTCCATGTTTGAGGAAGGGTATTACTATACCGTCAATATGATGAAAAAGCTGGTTACCCATACTGCGGGCAGCCACTCTGTAGAGAGACTTTCCAAAAGAGAGTTTCAGATTTTCAAGCTCCTTGCGCAGGGCAACGGAAATATAGAAATCTCAAATATCCTCAATCTTAAAATGTCAACCATCAGTACATATAAGAAAAAAATCTTCGAAAAACTACAGGTTAAAAATGTAGTTGATCTCGTAAGAATTTATGACGATATGCATTAA
- a CDS encoding choice-of-anchor I family protein — MINNYFLKGSVVAAFFLQGAVFGQTSLIHYWNFNNNTSAAAITTPTASLTGGSMTAVINGTTEIDFAGGTGQNFSVENLNARNGDAAGTHLRYNFPINGNLQFNLPTTGYQNVVVKFTTRRSGSGAGTQTWSYSTDGTTFQTYQTVSPQDANPQLITFDFSGVAGVSNNPNFKLKVEFSAAGGGSVGNNRFDNFTVDANATNGADTTPPTVTYLPANNTNNASTTVYPTISLNENVRLIDNSAINDSNAQNLVDFRLGNASGAQIPFTTTFANNKITIIPTSALATNQTYYLALKPNTVEDTSDNAVSTVTSSTFTTAGTSISLDKNFIKVNENSGTLAFKLNIANPSNATVNLVVKPAPFSTADSNDFTLANQTITINPSTTSYTVNIPIIDDTAEEQQAEYFVVSLENPSGATISGDSNATIYIVDNDKQAPVPSNQIVLNYIGSFDPSGNNNSSTEIVVHDPATQRLFTISSLTDVFDIINFSNPTTPTVINTINMAPYGGITSIAVKNGIIAAASPNTNPQQNGSVVFFDINGNFLKQVSVGALPDMVTFSPDGTKVLTANEGEPNDAYTIDPEGTISIIDISGGIANLTQSNVTTLNFNAFDAQLAALTATGLRKVRTNNTLSQDLEPEYITISSDSQKAWVTLQENNAVAEVNLATKTITGIWGLGKKDMSIPGNGFDASDNNNEILIANWPVKAYYTPDAVQNYKVGTTHYIVTANEGDEKDLSGFSERTTVGANNYTPDPALFPQAAILKASYNLGRFRVSNATGNMDGDADFEEIAALGARSFSIFNADTRQIVYDSGDQFERYIAANHPLIFNADNESNTVKNRSRAKGPEPEGVALGTINGQTYAFITLERTGGVMVYNITDPNNPTLTDYKHSRMTSAYGGDNGPEGITYVAPENTTTGKGYVIVANEISGTLSVYEVQGAPTLATGEVKTEKATFNVFPNPISRGNTLYFNRAQDYELYDMSGKLITKEKNALTIDTFKLSPGVYLVKTSEGDTKRVIVK; from the coding sequence ATGATTAATAACTATTTTTTGAAAGGTTCTGTAGTGGCAGCATTTTTTCTGCAGGGAGCAGTTTTCGGACAGACTTCCCTTATCCACTATTGGAATTTCAACAACAACACTTCAGCTGCAGCGATTACTACTCCAACGGCAAGTTTAACAGGAGGATCAATGACGGCAGTAATCAACGGAACAACAGAGATCGATTTCGCCGGCGGTACAGGACAGAACTTCAGTGTAGAAAACCTGAATGCCAGAAACGGTGATGCTGCGGGGACTCATTTACGGTATAATTTCCCTATCAACGGAAATTTGCAATTCAATTTACCGACTACAGGGTATCAAAATGTTGTTGTAAAATTTACAACAAGAAGATCCGGTTCAGGAGCCGGAACACAGACCTGGTCTTATTCTACGGACGGAACAACGTTTCAAACATATCAAACCGTTTCTCCACAGGATGCCAATCCGCAACTTATTACATTTGATTTTTCCGGAGTAGCCGGCGTTTCCAATAATCCGAATTTTAAACTCAAAGTTGAATTTTCTGCAGCTGGTGGTGGAAGTGTGGGAAATAACCGCTTCGATAATTTTACAGTAGACGCCAATGCTACAAACGGAGCCGACACAACACCTCCTACAGTAACTTATCTTCCGGCAAATAATACCAATAATGCTTCCACTACAGTGTATCCTACCATTTCATTGAACGAAAATGTAAGACTGATAGACAATTCCGCCATTAATGATTCCAACGCGCAAAATCTTGTTGATTTCCGATTGGGAAATGCTTCCGGAGCACAGATTCCTTTCACCACAACTTTTGCCAATAACAAAATCACTATAATTCCTACTTCAGCTTTAGCAACCAACCAGACCTATTATCTGGCTTTAAAACCTAATACCGTTGAGGATACCAGTGACAATGCGGTCAGTACGGTAACCTCTTCCACTTTTACTACGGCTGGAACTTCCATTTCTTTAGATAAAAATTTCATTAAAGTCAATGAAAATTCCGGAACATTGGCATTTAAGCTAAATATTGCCAATCCGTCAAATGCTACTGTAAATCTTGTGGTAAAACCAGCTCCGTTCAGTACGGCAGACAGCAATGACTTTACTTTAGCCAATCAGACCATTACGATTAATCCTTCTACAACAAGCTACACTGTAAATATTCCGATTATTGATGATACAGCAGAAGAACAGCAGGCAGAATATTTTGTAGTGAGTCTTGAAAATCCTTCAGGTGCAACCATTTCCGGCGACAGCAACGCGACAATTTATATTGTTGATAACGACAAGCAGGCACCTGTTCCGTCAAATCAAATTGTATTAAACTACATCGGAAGCTTTGACCCTTCAGGAAATAACAACAGCTCTACGGAAATTGTTGTTCACGACCCGGCAACACAGAGATTATTTACGATAAGTTCTCTTACGGATGTTTTTGACATCATCAATTTCAGCAATCCTACAACACCAACGGTTATCAATACTATTAATATGGCTCCTTACGGAGGTATTACCAGCATTGCTGTAAAAAACGGAATTATCGCTGCAGCTTCTCCCAATACCAATCCACAGCAAAACGGATCTGTAGTTTTCTTTGACATCAACGGGAATTTTCTAAAACAGGTTAGCGTAGGTGCTTTGCCGGATATGGTTACTTTCTCTCCGGATGGTACCAAAGTATTAACCGCCAATGAAGGAGAACCGAATGATGCTTATACCATTGATCCAGAAGGAACGATTAGTATTATTGATATTTCAGGAGGAATCGCAAACCTTACCCAGTCTAATGTAACCACGCTTAACTTTAACGCATTTGATGCTCAGCTCGCTGCCTTAACAGCAACAGGTTTAAGAAAGGTAAGAACAAATAATACGCTTTCACAGGATCTGGAACCGGAATATATTACCATCAGTTCTGACAGTCAGAAGGCATGGGTAACACTTCAGGAAAACAATGCAGTAGCAGAAGTAAATTTAGCAACAAAAACCATTACCGGAATATGGGGATTAGGTAAAAAAGACATGAGCATCCCTGGAAACGGTTTCGACGCTTCGGATAACAATAATGAAATTTTAATTGCCAACTGGCCAGTAAAAGCGTATTACACTCCGGATGCGGTTCAGAATTATAAAGTGGGCACTACTCATTATATTGTGACCGCTAATGAAGGAGATGAAAAAGATCTTTCAGGATTCAGCGAAAGAACAACGGTAGGTGCAAATAATTACACTCCTGACCCAGCTTTGTTTCCACAGGCAGCGATTCTTAAAGCTTCCTATAATTTAGGTCGTTTCAGAGTTTCCAATGCTACGGGAAATATGGATGGTGATGCAGATTTTGAAGAGATTGCAGCATTAGGCGCCCGTTCTTTCTCCATATTCAATGCAGATACAAGACAGATTGTTTACGACAGCGGAGATCAGTTTGAGCGGTATATTGCAGCTAATCATCCTTTGATTTTCAATGCTGATAACGAATCGAATACAGTGAAAAACAGGAGCCGCGCCAAAGGCCCTGAACCGGAAGGTGTGGCTCTAGGAACGATCAACGGACAGACCTATGCTTTTATAACACTGGAAAGAACCGGCGGCGTGATGGTTTACAATATCACAGATCCGAACAATCCAACACTTACAGATTACAAACATTCGCGTATGACTTCTGCGTACGGCGGTGATAACGGACCGGAAGGAATTACCTACGTGGCCCCTGAAAATACAACGACTGGTAAAGGCTATGTAATTGTTGCCAACGAAATAAGCGGAACTTTATCCGTGTATGAAGTACAGGGCGCTCCTACTCTGGCGACAGGTGAGGTGAAAACCGAAAAGGCTACCTTCAATGTATTTCCAAATCCTATATCTAGAGGAAACACTCTTTATTTCAACAGAGCACAGGATTATGAGCTATACGATATGTCCGGAAAATTAATTACAAAGGAAAAGAACGCTTTAACTATTGACACTTTTAAACTTTCTCCAGGAGTTTATCTGGTAAAAACTTCAGAAGGAGACACAAAAAGAGTTATTGTGAAATAG
- a CDS encoding GH92 family glycosyl hydrolase, whose protein sequence is MKRILIVLLGILFHNTFSQNFSQYVNPFIGTGGHGHTFPGAIVPFGMVQLSPDTRIDGSWDGCSGYHYSDYVIYGFSHTHLNGTGVSDYGDIMLMPTMGKPGLTPKEYSSKFSHKNEKASAGFYSVKLDKHNIDVRLTTTKRVGYHEYTFNNAGNANIILNLNHRDKLLQGEVRIIDDKTIEVFRRSEAWATNQYIYARIELSKPMKISKEFLSGEKMEGISEGKKKVSFNGNKLALAFSSQVKKGEKILVKVAISPTGYEGAAKNMLAEGKSNDFEAVRKQATADWNKELSKIEVKSSDKDKLAVFYTAMYHVFTQPNINMDVDGKYRGRDNKFYIANGFDYYSVFSLWDTFRAAHPLMTLINKKRTADFINTFIKQYEQGGKLPVWELASNETECMIGYHAVSVIADAMAKGITGFDYEKAFEASKHSAMLDIFGLNAYKQNNFISIDDEHESVSKTVEYAYDDWCIAQMAKILGKKEDYQYFMKRSQNWKNLYNPKNGFMQPRKNENWYEPFEPREVNNNYTEGNSWHYSYSVQQDIPGLIAAHGGKEKFEQFIDAIFSAPDKTTGREQVDITGLIGQYAQGNEPSHHIAYLYNYVDKPEKTDAKIKFILDNYYKNTPDGLIGNEDCGQMSAWYILSAMGIYSVTPGLPEWQTTTPYFDEVKIHLEDGTTRTITKNTGREELKKLGFENAKSYKDFKYDELTASPVIAAARIFDLNTKVEITALNPNDKIYYMTLDEGDANVRKMFTAYKGPFTITKTTQVAAYAERNGEKSSVVRADFNRRPNNWDITVNSTPTPQYTASGKLSLIDGINGDTNWRKGEWLGYQGQTFEAIIDMKSPQQFTQLSSTYLQDSRAWILMPKKVEYYVSNNGKDYILLKTVDNTLNPKDETVQVKDFSAEVLPTQARFIKVKAYHFGKLPEWHQGAGGDAYIFVDEISVK, encoded by the coding sequence ATGAAAAGAATATTGATCGTTCTTTTAGGAATTTTATTCCATAATACATTTTCACAAAATTTTTCGCAATACGTGAATCCGTTTATCGGAACCGGGGGCCACGGTCATACTTTTCCAGGAGCCATTGTTCCTTTCGGGATGGTTCAGCTTTCTCCGGACACAAGAATTGACGGAAGCTGGGACGGATGCAGCGGATATCATTATTCGGATTACGTGATTTATGGATTTTCTCATACGCATCTTAACGGAACGGGGGTTTCGGATTACGGCGATATCATGCTGATGCCAACGATGGGAAAACCAGGTTTAACGCCTAAAGAATATTCATCCAAATTTTCACATAAAAACGAAAAAGCTTCTGCAGGATTTTATTCGGTTAAATTGGATAAGCATAATATTGATGTTCGTTTAACGACAACAAAAAGAGTAGGTTACCATGAATATACATTCAATAATGCAGGGAATGCCAATATTATTTTAAACTTGAATCACCGGGATAAATTATTGCAAGGTGAGGTAAGAATTATCGACGACAAAACCATCGAAGTTTTCCGCAGAAGCGAAGCCTGGGCAACCAACCAGTATATTTATGCCAGAATTGAGCTTTCAAAACCGATGAAAATTTCAAAAGAATTTTTAAGTGGCGAAAAGATGGAAGGAATTAGTGAAGGCAAAAAGAAAGTGTCATTTAATGGCAATAAATTAGCTTTAGCTTTTTCAAGTCAAGTAAAAAAAGGCGAGAAAATTCTGGTAAAAGTTGCAATTTCTCCAACAGGCTATGAAGGAGCCGCCAAAAATATGCTGGCTGAGGGCAAATCGAATGATTTTGAAGCAGTAAGAAAACAGGCTACGGCAGACTGGAATAAAGAACTTTCAAAAATTGAGGTTAAATCTTCTGATAAAGATAAGCTAGCTGTTTTTTATACAGCTATGTATCATGTTTTCACACAGCCTAACATCAATATGGATGTAGACGGTAAATACAGAGGCCGCGACAATAAATTCTATATAGCCAACGGATTCGATTATTATTCTGTTTTCTCGCTTTGGGACACCTTCAGAGCAGCGCATCCATTGATGACATTAATCAACAAAAAAAGAACGGCAGATTTTATCAATACTTTTATCAAACAATACGAACAGGGCGGAAAACTTCCGGTGTGGGAACTGGCTTCCAACGAAACGGAATGCATGATCGGTTACCACGCCGTTTCAGTAATCGCAGATGCAATGGCAAAAGGAATTACGGGTTTTGATTATGAAAAAGCATTTGAAGCTTCCAAACACTCTGCCATGCTGGATATTTTTGGGTTAAATGCCTACAAGCAGAATAATTTCATCAGCATTGATGATGAGCACGAAAGCGTTTCCAAAACCGTTGAATATGCTTACGATGACTGGTGTATTGCACAAATGGCGAAAATTTTAGGCAAAAAAGAAGACTACCAGTACTTCATGAAGCGTTCCCAAAACTGGAAGAATTTGTATAATCCTAAAAACGGATTTATGCAGCCGAGAAAAAACGAAAACTGGTATGAACCGTTTGAACCAAGAGAAGTTAACAACAATTATACAGAAGGAAATTCGTGGCATTATTCCTATTCCGTTCAGCAGGATATTCCGGGATTAATTGCAGCTCATGGCGGAAAGGAAAAGTTTGAACAGTTTATTGATGCTATTTTTTCTGCTCCGGATAAAACTACAGGAAGAGAACAGGTGGATATCACCGGACTGATCGGACAATATGCGCAGGGAAATGAGCCAAGCCATCATATTGCTTACCTCTACAATTATGTTGATAAGCCGGAAAAAACCGATGCAAAAATTAAATTCATCCTTGATAATTATTATAAAAATACTCCGGACGGACTGATCGGGAATGAAGACTGCGGACAAATGAGTGCATGGTATATTTTAAGTGCGATGGGTATTTATTCCGTAACGCCGGGATTACCGGAATGGCAAACCACAACGCCTTATTTTGATGAAGTTAAAATTCATCTGGAAGACGGAACGACAAGAACCATCACCAAAAATACGGGAAGAGAGGAACTTAAAAAACTTGGATTTGAAAATGCCAAATCCTACAAAGATTTTAAATATGACGAGTTGACCGCATCTCCTGTTATTGCTGCAGCAAGAATATTTGACCTTAACACAAAAGTAGAGATCACTGCTCTTAATCCGAATGATAAAATTTATTACATGACATTAGATGAAGGTGATGCGAATGTAAGAAAAATGTTTACCGCTTACAAAGGTCCTTTTACGATTACTAAAACCACTCAGGTTGCGGCATATGCAGAAAGAAACGGCGAAAAAAGTTCGGTTGTAAGAGCCGATTTCAACAGAAGACCTAATAATTGGGACATCACGGTGAATTCCACTCCTACTCCACAATATACGGCAAGCGGAAAGTTATCTTTAATTGACGGAATCAACGGCGATACCAACTGGAGAAAAGGAGAATGGCTGGGTTACCAGGGACAGACTTTTGAAGCTATTATTGATATGAAATCGCCACAACAGTTTACCCAATTGTCTTCTACCTATCTTCAGGACAGCAGAGCGTGGATTTTAATGCCGAAAAAAGTAGAGTATTATGTATCAAACAATGGCAAAGATTATATTCTGCTGAAAACGGTAGACAATACTCTTAATCCGAAAGATGAAACTGTTCAGGTAAAAGATTTTTCAGCTGAAGTGTTACCGACACAGGCTCGATTTATCAAAGTAAAAGCTTATCATTTTGGCAAACTTCCGGAATGGCATCAGGGAGCGGGCGGAGATGCTTATATTTTTGTGGATGAGATTTCTGTGAAATAA